From the genome of Candidatus Dormiibacterota bacterium, one region includes:
- the aspS gene encoding aspartate--tRNA ligase, whose product MAETGMYPQRTDTCGALRGKDAGREARLLGWVDSVRDHGGLLFCDVRDRFGVTQAVFNPETAPEAFATAKTLRPEFVIAVSGQVVARGPGNLNAVLPTGEIEVRAERLDVLNTSETLPFPLNDEANVAEDVRLRYRYLDLRRPRQQRILETRHRILLAARQFLDAHGFLEIETPILTRSTPEGSREYLVPSRVNPGRFYSLPQSPQIYKQLLMVAGCDRYFQIAKCFRDEDLRADRQPEFTQIDVELSFPDPEALYPLMEGLVEEIFRAAGRSIRGPYPRLSYREALERYGSDKPDVRFSLEIKDVTGAVANSPFRVFSDSVSKGGVVKALPIPGGGIWSRQRIDNTVEAAKVLGSKGLIWIKSSGGGIQSSVLKHLTEAGCRAVLEAAGGGNNDLLLIVADAWKPACTILGGLRLSIARAEKLVDETRDALLWVHQFPLFEHSNEEGRLVSCHHPFTAPRPEDVPLLESRPLDARALAYDLVLNGMEIGGGSIRIHRSDLQAKVFQVLGIGREEAESKFGFLLSALRMGAPPHGGIALGVDRLTALLTGCPSIRDVIAFPKTASGVDLMSGAPSPVTERQLKDLSIRVEMPPSIRPPSK is encoded by the coding sequence GTGGCTGAAACAGGGATGTACCCTCAGAGGACCGACACCTGCGGCGCGCTCCGGGGGAAGGATGCCGGCCGCGAAGCGCGTCTTCTCGGCTGGGTGGACAGCGTGCGCGATCACGGCGGGCTCCTGTTCTGCGACGTGCGCGATCGCTTCGGAGTCACCCAGGCGGTGTTCAACCCGGAGACCGCCCCTGAGGCGTTCGCGACGGCCAAGACCCTCCGCCCCGAGTTCGTGATCGCGGTGAGCGGCCAGGTGGTGGCCCGCGGTCCCGGGAACCTGAATGCGGTGCTGCCGACCGGCGAGATCGAGGTCCGAGCCGAGCGCCTCGACGTCCTGAACACCTCCGAGACCCTGCCGTTTCCGCTCAACGACGAGGCGAACGTCGCCGAGGACGTGCGGCTGCGCTACCGATACCTGGACCTGCGCCGGCCGCGCCAGCAGCGGATCCTCGAAACGCGGCATCGAATCCTCCTGGCCGCGAGACAGTTCCTCGACGCGCACGGCTTTCTGGAGATCGAGACGCCCATCCTGACGCGCAGCACGCCGGAAGGGTCGCGCGAGTACCTGGTCCCCTCCCGGGTCAACCCGGGACGCTTCTACTCTCTGCCGCAGTCGCCCCAGATCTACAAGCAGCTCCTCATGGTCGCGGGCTGCGACCGCTATTTCCAGATCGCCAAGTGTTTCCGCGACGAGGATCTGCGGGCCGACCGCCAGCCGGAGTTCACGCAGATCGACGTCGAGCTGTCGTTTCCGGATCCGGAGGCGCTGTACCCTCTCATGGAAGGACTCGTGGAGGAGATATTCCGCGCCGCCGGCCGCTCCATCCGGGGCCCCTACCCGCGTCTGTCGTACCGCGAGGCGCTGGAACGCTACGGCAGCGACAAACCGGATGTCCGCTTTTCCCTCGAGATCAAGGACGTGACCGGCGCCGTCGCGAACAGTCCCTTCCGGGTTTTCTCGGACAGCGTGAGCAAGGGCGGCGTGGTCAAGGCGCTGCCCATCCCGGGGGGCGGAATCTGGTCGCGGCAGCGGATCGACAACACCGTGGAGGCGGCCAAGGTTCTGGGCTCGAAGGGTCTGATCTGGATCAAGAGCTCGGGGGGGGGCATCCAGTCCTCGGTCCTCAAGCACCTGACCGAGGCGGGCTGCCGGGCCGTCCTCGAGGCCGCCGGCGGAGGAAACAACGACCTTCTCCTCATCGTGGCGGATGCCTGGAAGCCCGCCTGCACGATTCTGGGCGGCCTGCGGCTGTCCATCGCCAGGGCCGAGAAGCTCGTCGACGAAACCCGTGACGCTCTCCTGTGGGTGCACCAGTTCCCCCTGTTCGAGCACAGCAACGAGGAGGGGAGACTGGTCTCCTGCCATCACCCGTTCACCGCGCCGCGCCCGGAGGACGTCCCGCTGCTCGAGAGCCGACCCCTGGACGCACGCGCGCTCGCCTACGATCTCGTGCTGAACGGCATGGAGATCGGCGGCGGCAGCATCCGGATCCACAGGAGCGATCTGCAGGCCAAGGTATTCCAGGTCCTCGGGATTGGCCGGGAGGAGGCCGAATCGAAGTTCGGCTTTCTCCTGAGCGCACTGCGAATGGGGGCTCCCCCCCACGGCGGCATCGCCTTGGGCGTGGACCGACTGACCGCCCTCCTGACCGGCTGCCCGTCGATCCGGGACGTCATCGCCTTTCCAAAAACGGCCAGCGGAGTCGACCTGATGAGCGGGGCCCCCTCGCCCGTGACCGAGCGGCAGCTCAAGGATCTCTCGATTCGTGTCGAGATGCCCCCGTCGATACGACCGCCATCGAAGTAA
- a CDS encoding PhoH family protein, with protein sequence MRKVALPEEFLIDVFGHYDENLKTIEKDLGVRVSARGTEVTVQGDPDKEALAANLIDQLAMVVRGGYALKKGDVEIAARLLRDNRSAVLHEFFASGRLRATNGRYVTPKSLNQRLYLDAIKDNDLVIAIGPAGTGKTYLAVAAAVGHLTEKKVERIILCRPAVEAGEKLGFLPGDMAEKVDPYFRPLYDALYHLLDRDRADAQMERGAIEIAPLAFMRGRTLNNSFVILDEAQNTTSEQMKMFLTRLGSNSKAVINGDVTQVDLPPGRTSGLIEAQTVVASVTGIRFVYFDETDVVRHPLVQSIIKAYEAYRNGNQPAKTGAPVQARGRRRSSRSTSEPSGRR encoded by the coding sequence ATGCGAAAAGTCGCACTCCCCGAAGAATTCCTCATCGACGTCTTCGGACACTACGACGAAAACCTCAAGACGATCGAGAAAGACCTGGGCGTGCGTGTCTCCGCGCGCGGCACGGAAGTAACCGTGCAGGGGGATCCGGACAAGGAGGCCCTGGCCGCGAATCTCATTGATCAGCTCGCCATGGTCGTGCGGGGAGGGTACGCCCTGAAGAAAGGGGACGTGGAAATCGCCGCGCGCCTGCTGCGTGACAACCGTTCCGCCGTTCTCCACGAGTTCTTCGCGTCGGGGCGGTTGCGGGCCACAAACGGCCGGTACGTGACTCCCAAGAGCCTCAATCAGAGGCTGTACCTCGATGCGATCAAGGACAACGATCTGGTGATCGCCATCGGTCCGGCGGGCACGGGCAAGACCTACCTGGCCGTGGCGGCGGCCGTCGGACACCTCACGGAGAAGAAGGTGGAGCGCATCATTCTCTGCCGGCCGGCGGTCGAGGCCGGGGAAAAGCTCGGCTTCCTGCCCGGGGACATGGCGGAAAAGGTGGATCCCTACTTCCGGCCCCTGTACGACGCCCTGTACCACCTGCTCGATCGCGACCGCGCGGACGCGCAGATGGAGCGCGGAGCGATCGAGATAGCACCGCTCGCCTTCATGCGCGGCCGCACCCTGAACAACTCCTTCGTCATCCTGGACGAGGCGCAGAACACGACATCCGAGCAGATGAAGATGTTCCTGACCCGCCTCGGGAGCAATTCCAAGGCGGTGATCAACGGGGACGTCACTCAGGTCGACCTGCCGCCCGGCCGGACTTCCGGCCTCATCGAGGCGCAGACCGTCGTCGCGTCCGTGACGGGGATCCGGTTCGTCTACTTCGACGAAACGGACGTCGTGCGGCACCCGCTCGTGCAGAGCATCATCAAGGCCTACGAGGCGTACCGGAACGGAAACCAGCCCGCGAAGACCGGTGCCCCGGTCCAGGCCAGGGGCCGACGCCGATCCTCCCGGTCCACCTCCGAACCCTCCGGGCGGCGCTGA
- a CDS encoding HDIG domain-containing protein: MSTPRADRPSPGNPGRRGSIERARAGLHAALEAVYDSRAAWITLFLVSATPLVLSRQLRQEPPVLPAGSTAPSDIVAPETREFVDDAATKEVRDAARGMVPPVYDLDSQALADAVSSARQAFEIWRAGRGASDDAPAAKNGLRTAAARQARDYLVSVRFDVRTEEHFLQALRSAYQRPIVGSLILLPASGRVTVRDARAGDEWDENTSDRTLSLDEARRRALVTLREAGASPREVESLGPFLQDLITPSLVFDGAVSETRRQEAEGRIEPLIVRIPKGKLLARRGEAVGDAAARMLLAYRGASKKSPMTLVGTVLLLGLVVLFMLRYADFYRKTERRERHLFALLVLVTVIALTIDRGFLWLFDHLVGSLGVEPYANPGLYRFMLPLAAGAMLITLLVGPRVGVAYTLFYLMLFGMMTGFDLSLLVYCLIGNLAAVYGVTGYRRRTAPIQAGILLGTINAVAVLALLGLPGTPPPLSHLVFQMGGGFFGGVLVAVLVSFLLPLMESVFNILTDVRLLELSNLNNPLLRRLAVEAPGSYNHSVIVGTLAEAAAEAIGANALFCRVAAYYHDVGKLLKPSYFIENQREGDNRHDRLSPHMSALVIASHVKEGYELAKSYGLPKEVLDIIPQHHGTRKINFFYQKALQAGGAGTGDVQESDFRYPGPKPQTKEAAIFMLSDSIEAAARTLEDPSPARFKGLIRKIVSDVVLDDQLDQSDLTFSDLERAEAAFLRTLSSIYHHRIDYPGFDFEKVQERPFRGSRSHEGPPPTFKRWGQ; the protein is encoded by the coding sequence ATGTCCACGCCACGAGCGGATCGTCCGTCCCCTGGCAACCCGGGCCGGAGAGGATCCATCGAGCGCGCGCGCGCCGGCCTGCACGCGGCTCTCGAGGCTGTGTACGACTCGCGCGCAGCGTGGATCACGTTGTTTCTCGTCTCCGCGACACCCCTCGTGCTGAGTCGGCAGCTGCGGCAGGAGCCTCCGGTCCTTCCGGCGGGGTCGACAGCACCGTCCGACATCGTCGCGCCAGAGACGCGCGAATTCGTGGACGACGCCGCGACGAAGGAGGTCCGCGACGCGGCCCGAGGAATGGTCCCTCCCGTATACGACCTGGACAGTCAGGCTCTCGCCGACGCCGTGAGCTCGGCCCGGCAGGCCTTCGAGATCTGGCGCGCCGGCCGCGGAGCGTCCGACGATGCGCCGGCCGCGAAGAACGGACTGCGAACGGCCGCGGCCCGTCAGGCCCGTGACTACCTGGTCTCGGTTCGGTTCGACGTGCGGACGGAGGAGCACTTCCTGCAGGCCCTGCGCAGCGCGTACCAGCGGCCCATCGTCGGGAGCCTCATTCTCCTCCCCGCATCGGGTCGCGTGACGGTGCGCGACGCGCGCGCCGGGGACGAGTGGGATGAGAACACGAGCGATCGCACCCTGTCGCTCGACGAGGCGCGCCGGCGGGCGCTCGTGACGCTGCGCGAAGCCGGAGCGTCCCCGCGCGAGGTGGAGTCGCTCGGACCCTTCCTGCAGGACCTCATCACGCCCAGCCTGGTGTTCGACGGCGCCGTGAGCGAGACCCGGAGACAGGAGGCGGAAGGGCGCATCGAACCGTTGATCGTCCGCATCCCGAAAGGCAAGCTCCTCGCTCGCCGGGGGGAAGCGGTGGGGGATGCGGCCGCCCGCATGCTCCTGGCCTATCGCGGCGCCTCGAAGAAGAGCCCGATGACGCTCGTCGGCACGGTCCTCCTGCTCGGTCTCGTCGTCCTGTTCATGCTCCGTTACGCCGACTTCTACCGGAAAACGGAGCGTCGTGAGCGGCATCTGTTCGCCCTTCTGGTGCTGGTGACGGTCATCGCCCTGACCATCGATCGCGGCTTCCTCTGGCTCTTCGACCACCTCGTCGGCTCGCTTGGGGTGGAGCCGTATGCCAATCCCGGGCTGTACCGCTTCATGCTGCCCCTGGCGGCGGGCGCGATGCTGATCACGCTGCTCGTCGGACCGCGCGTGGGCGTCGCCTACACGCTCTTCTACCTGATGCTGTTCGGGATGATGACCGGTTTCGATCTCTCGCTTCTGGTCTACTGCCTGATCGGGAACCTGGCCGCGGTATACGGCGTCACGGGCTATCGCAGGCGCACGGCGCCGATCCAGGCAGGCATCCTGCTCGGCACGATCAACGCGGTCGCCGTTTTGGCTCTCCTCGGTCTTCCGGGGACGCCGCCGCCCCTGTCCCACCTCGTCTTCCAGATGGGCGGCGGGTTCTTCGGGGGGGTCCTGGTCGCCGTCCTCGTCTCGTTCCTGCTGCCGCTCATGGAGTCGGTGTTCAACATCCTCACCGACGTGCGGCTGCTCGAGCTGTCGAATCTCAACAATCCCCTGCTGCGTCGTCTGGCGGTGGAGGCTCCCGGCTCCTACAATCACAGCGTCATCGTAGGGACCCTCGCGGAGGCCGCCGCGGAGGCGATCGGCGCCAATGCGCTCTTCTGCCGGGTCGCCGCCTACTATCACGACGTGGGGAAACTCCTGAAGCCCAGCTATTTCATCGAAAACCAGAGGGAGGGTGACAACCGCCACGACCGGCTGAGCCCGCACATGAGCGCCCTGGTCATCGCCAGCCACGTGAAGGAGGGATACGAGCTGGCGAAAAGCTACGGCCTGCCGAAGGAGGTGCTGGACATCATCCCGCAGCACCACGGGACGCGGAAGATCAACTTCTTCTACCAGAAGGCCCTGCAGGCGGGGGGCGCGGGCACGGGGGACGTGCAGGAATCCGACTTCCGCTACCCGGGACCGAAGCCGCAGACCAAGGAGGCGGCGATCTTCATGCTGTCCGACTCCATCGAGGCGGCCGCCCGCACGCTCGAGGACCCCTCCCCGGCGCGCTTCAAGGGCCTGATCCGAAAAATCGTCTCGGACGTCGTCCTCGACGATCAGCTCGACCAGTCCGACCTGACCTTTTCCGATCTCGAGCGGGCCGAGGCGGCGTTCCTGAGGACGCTCAGCAGCATCTACCATCACCGAATCGACTATCCCGGATTCGATTTCGAGAAGGTCCAGGAGCGGCCGTTTCGCGGCAGCCGGTCGCACGAGGGACCGCCGCCGACCTTCAAGCGATGGGGACAATAG
- the ybeY gene encoding rRNA maturation RNase YbeY encodes MGTIDVVVERPAWRGFAPRCSRLLGRLLRATRRTRSGVTLLLASDAEVRRLNRVFRGKDRTTDVLSFPARGELEPGRPHLGDLAVSVPQARRQARRARWTVEEELSLLVTHGYLHLLGYDHEEDAGEMRRLEGTLLARAARVSLKRRRLPWGEAPGGASGGSVP; translated from the coding sequence ATGGGGACAATAGACGTGGTGGTGGAGCGGCCCGCCTGGCGCGGTTTCGCGCCGCGCTGCTCCCGCCTCCTGGGTCGGCTGCTGCGGGCGACCCGGCGGACCCGCTCGGGGGTCACGCTCCTGCTGGCTTCCGACGCGGAGGTGCGTCGCCTCAACCGGGTCTTCCGAGGCAAGGACCGGACGACCGACGTGCTGTCCTTCCCCGCGCGCGGCGAGCTCGAGCCGGGTCGTCCCCACCTCGGGGACCTCGCCGTCTCGGTGCCCCAGGCCCGGCGCCAGGCGCGGCGCGCCCGCTGGACGGTGGAAGAGGAATTGTCGCTGCTCGTGACGCACGGGTACCTGCACCTGCTCGGATACGATCACGAGGAGGACGCCGGCGAGATGAGACGCCTGGAGGGGACGCTCCTGGCGCGCGCCGCGCGGGTCTCCCTGAAGAGACGGCGCCTGCCCTGGGGCGAGGCTCCGGGCGGCGCCAGCGGAGGGTCGGTTCCATGA
- the era gene encoding GTPase Era codes for MSEREEGSAAATRRGAAPIAEEFRCGFVALVGRANVGKSTLMNRMVGAKVSIVSDVPQTTRFPVRGILHRPGLQVIFIDTPGIHKPRYRMNEEMVRLTTRVLREVDVVGILVDASEGFGPGDRFAFDLLRQARSRNLLVLNKVDLAPKEALLPLMDEAGRMGLFDEIVPVSALTGENSDRLEAVIAAKMPPGPAHFPEDMLTDLPQRQAVAELIREQVFRQTRQEVPHATAIMIDLVERAENGLTRIHATIVTDKESQKGILIGEGGRMMKGIGTAARHAVEEYLGSRVHLSLWVKVKKGWRDDTALLRLIGLPLS; via the coding sequence ATGAGCGAGAGGGAGGAAGGATCCGCGGCCGCGACCCGACGGGGGGCGGCGCCGATCGCGGAGGAGTTTCGCTGCGGCTTCGTGGCCCTGGTCGGGCGCGCCAACGTGGGCAAGTCGACCCTGATGAACCGGATGGTCGGGGCGAAGGTGTCGATCGTCTCGGACGTCCCGCAGACCACGCGCTTTCCGGTGCGGGGCATTCTGCACCGTCCCGGGCTCCAGGTCATCTTCATCGACACCCCCGGGATCCACAAGCCGCGCTATCGCATGAACGAGGAGATGGTGCGGCTGACGACGCGCGTCCTGCGCGAGGTCGATGTGGTGGGCATCCTGGTCGATGCCTCCGAGGGGTTCGGGCCCGGCGACCGCTTCGCGTTCGATCTGCTGCGGCAGGCCCGATCGCGCAACCTCCTTGTGCTGAACAAGGTCGACCTGGCCCCGAAGGAGGCTCTTCTGCCGCTCATGGACGAGGCGGGTCGCATGGGACTGTTCGACGAAATCGTTCCCGTGTCGGCCCTGACCGGTGAAAACAGCGATCGGCTGGAGGCCGTCATCGCGGCGAAGATGCCACCGGGACCGGCCCACTTCCCCGAGGACATGCTCACGGACCTGCCCCAGCGACAGGCTGTCGCCGAGCTGATCCGCGAGCAGGTGTTCCGGCAGACACGGCAGGAGGTGCCGCACGCCACCGCCATAATGATCGATCTCGTGGAGCGCGCGGAGAACGGCCTGACCCGCATCCACGCCACCATCGTCACCGACAAGGAATCGCAGAAAGGGATCCTGATAGGCGAGGGCGGCCGCATGATGAAAGGGATCGGCACCGCCGCGCGCCACGCGGTCGAAGAGTACCTGGGATCACGCGTCCATCTTTCCCTGTGGGTGAAGGTCAAGAAGGGCTGGCGCGACGACACGGCCCTGCTCCGGCTCATCGGTCTGCCGCTGTCGTAG
- the mgtE gene encoding magnesium transporter encodes MKDSTILVESIKKLLRRSATVHLLNMLGKVRAADLAEAFKSLDEEEKSATFRLLAERATAQAAALLGLIHPAHRPDLLRDMSPEDLAPILQRLPSEEVAEILSGFAGDVRERILSHMQKEASEEIQDLLEYDEDTAGRIMTIRYLALPENTSVQEAIAAVQKAQEAEMVFYLYVLDGQGRLKGVLSLRKLLSVPPTTELKELMSTDVITVRPETDQEEVAKIVSQYDLLAIPVVDTDGVLAGIVTIDDVIDVMREEATEDIYKLAGTSDEERLTRSTLKASGLRLPWMFAAFGGGLLGALVIKAYTPLPPLACFIPVVLGMGGNIGTQAATIMARGLSTGRISMRVAGGVIFKEIRIAILLGFIFGALLGIAAILLMGLGRIQGLAVGLSLWLSMGLASVLGAVLPMLLKTLHIDPAVATNPFVTTSVDLLGLLSFFVVAGPHLADR; translated from the coding sequence ATGAAAGACAGCACGATCCTGGTGGAGTCGATCAAGAAACTGCTCCGCCGGAGCGCCACCGTCCATCTCCTCAACATGCTGGGCAAGGTGCGGGCCGCCGATCTGGCGGAAGCCTTCAAGTCCCTGGACGAGGAGGAGAAGTCGGCGACATTCCGCCTTCTCGCCGAGCGCGCCACGGCCCAGGCGGCCGCCCTGCTCGGTCTGATCCATCCGGCGCACCGGCCCGATCTCCTGCGGGATATGAGTCCGGAGGACCTGGCGCCCATCCTGCAGCGCCTGCCCTCAGAGGAGGTGGCGGAGATTCTCTCGGGCTTCGCCGGAGACGTCCGGGAACGCATCCTGTCCCACATGCAGAAGGAGGCCTCCGAGGAGATCCAGGACCTTCTCGAGTACGACGAGGACACCGCCGGCCGGATCATGACGATCCGTTATCTGGCCCTGCCGGAGAACACCTCGGTGCAGGAGGCGATCGCCGCGGTCCAGAAGGCGCAGGAGGCGGAGATGGTCTTCTACCTCTATGTGCTGGACGGGCAGGGCCGCCTCAAGGGGGTGCTGTCGCTGCGCAAGCTGCTGTCGGTCCCGCCGACGACCGAGCTCAAGGAGCTCATGTCGACCGACGTGATCACCGTCCGTCCGGAGACCGATCAGGAGGAAGTCGCGAAGATCGTGTCTCAGTACGACCTCCTGGCCATCCCGGTGGTGGACACCGACGGTGTTCTGGCGGGCATCGTGACGATCGACGATGTCATCGATGTCATGCGCGAAGAGGCGACCGAGGACATCTACAAACTGGCGGGCACATCCGACGAGGAGCGCCTGACACGATCGACGCTGAAGGCGTCCGGGCTCCGGCTTCCCTGGATGTTCGCGGCGTTCGGAGGCGGGCTCCTGGGCGCCCTCGTCATCAAGGCCTACACGCCGCTGCCGCCCCTGGCCTGCTTCATTCCGGTCGTGCTCGGCATGGGCGGAAACATCGGAACACAGGCGGCCACCATCATGGCCCGCGGCCTGTCGACCGGGCGGATCTCCATGCGCGTCGCGGGCGGTGTCATCTTCAAGGAGATTCGGATCGCGATCCTCCTGGGTTTCATTTTCGGGGCGCTCCTGGGGATCGCCGCCATCCTGCTGATGGGGCTCGGTCGAATCCAGGGTCTCGCCGTGGGGCTGTCGCTCTGGTTGTCGATGGGACTGGCGTCGGTCCTGGGCGCCGTCCTTCCGATGCTCCTGAAGACCCTTCACATCGATCCCGCGGTGGCCACGAATCCGTTCGTGACGACGTCGGTGGACCTGCTCGGCCTGCTCTCCTTCTTCGTGGTGGCCGGGCCCCACCTCGCCGACCGATGA
- the recO gene encoding DNA repair protein RecO, whose product MPVRETEAMVIRSHPLGESDRIVTFLTRAAGKVRAVAKGARRSRKRFGSNLEPLSRVRLQYFEREGADLARIETVDLLESFYRLQEEPERAAVLACMAEVADAFAREQQEDEPYFRLLHAVLRAVRDGLDLAWAARYFEIWTLRLHGVLPSLSSCGRCGRELGSRGGQYDRRGGVVLCRTCAAGGLPGGLPLQADALAAAAEILKAAPAALIGREAVARALAPLQELAEIVFFELTDRRFKSYEILRALRRGR is encoded by the coding sequence GTGCCGGTGAGGGAGACCGAGGCGATGGTCATCCGATCCCACCCCCTCGGGGAGTCGGATCGGATCGTGACCTTCCTTACGCGCGCGGCCGGGAAGGTGCGGGCGGTGGCCAAGGGGGCGCGGCGGAGCCGAAAGCGGTTCGGGAGCAACCTGGAACCACTCAGCCGCGTCCGGCTGCAGTACTTCGAACGCGAGGGGGCCGACCTCGCGCGCATCGAAACGGTGGATCTCCTCGAGTCGTTCTATCGGCTTCAGGAGGAGCCGGAACGGGCCGCCGTCCTGGCCTGCATGGCGGAGGTCGCCGACGCCTTTGCGCGGGAGCAGCAGGAGGACGAGCCGTACTTCCGACTCCTGCACGCCGTGCTGCGGGCGGTTCGCGACGGACTCGACCTGGCGTGGGCGGCGCGGTATTTCGAGATCTGGACGCTGCGGCTGCATGGGGTCCTGCCGTCCCTGTCATCGTGCGGACGCTGCGGACGCGAACTCGGGTCGCGCGGAGGACAGTACGATCGGCGGGGCGGCGTCGTCCTGTGCCGGACGTGCGCCGCGGGCGGTCTGCCGGGCGGGCTGCCGTTGCAGGCGGACGCTCTCGCGGCCGCGGCGGAGATCCTGAAGGCGGCGCCCGCGGCCCTGATCGGGCGGGAGGCGGTTGCGCGGGCGCTGGCGCCGCTCCAGGAGCTGGCGGAAATCGTCTTCTTCGAATTGACCGACCGGCGCTTCAAGAGCTACGAGATTCTGCGCGCGCTGCGCCGGGGGCGCTGA
- a CDS encoding glycine--tRNA ligase subunit alpha, giving the protein MPLNFQQLILALQQYWASEGALLQQPYDVEVGAGTMHPDTFFRVLGPEPWRVAYCSPSRRPVDGRYGKNPFRVYRHYQFQVILKPSPADVQDLYLKSLSALGIEPQAHDIRFDEDNWESPTLGAAGVGWQVLMDGMEISQFTYFQQAGGVELAPIPVEITYGSERICMFVNGVDNVFDLEWRPGVSYGDVRLQEEVEFSKHNFEAADVTLLNRLFDQYEAEGHRLLKLGLVLPAYDYALRCSHTFNVLEARGAISVTERTGFIQKVRRLSVGCAKEYLKTREAIGFPLLKNRAGTTEARGR; this is encoded by the coding sequence GTGCCTCTCAATTTCCAGCAGCTGATCCTGGCTCTGCAGCAGTACTGGGCCTCGGAAGGGGCGTTGCTGCAGCAGCCGTACGACGTCGAGGTGGGCGCCGGGACGATGCACCCGGACACCTTCTTCCGCGTCCTGGGGCCTGAGCCGTGGCGCGTGGCCTACTGCTCCCCCTCGCGCCGGCCGGTCGACGGACGGTACGGGAAGAACCCGTTCCGCGTCTATCGGCACTACCAGTTCCAGGTCATCCTGAAGCCGTCGCCTGCCGACGTGCAGGACCTCTACCTCAAATCGTTGTCCGCGCTCGGCATCGAGCCGCAGGCGCACGACATCCGTTTCGATGAGGACAACTGGGAATCCCCCACGCTCGGCGCCGCCGGCGTCGGCTGGCAGGTGCTGATGGATGGAATGGAGATCAGTCAGTTCACCTACTTTCAGCAGGCGGGTGGAGTGGAGCTCGCGCCGATCCCGGTCGAGATCACCTACGGCAGCGAACGCATCTGCATGTTCGTGAACGGCGTCGACAACGTCTTCGACCTCGAGTGGAGGCCCGGCGTGTCCTACGGCGACGTCCGGCTCCAGGAGGAGGTCGAGTTCTCGAAGCACAATTTCGAGGCGGCCGACGTGACGCTCCTGAACCGTCTGTTCGATCAGTATGAAGCGGAGGGGCACAGGCTCCTCAAGCTCGGGCTGGTCCTGCCGGCGTACGATTACGCCCTGCGCTGCTCCCACACGTTCAACGTCCTGGAAGCGCGCGGCGCCATCAGCGTGACGGAGAGGACCGGGTTCATCCAGAAGGTGAGGCGGCTCTCGGTCGGGTGCGCCAAGGAATACTTGAAGACCCGCGAGGCCATCGGCTTCCCGCTCCTCAAGAACCGCGCGGGCACCACGGAGGCGCGGGGCCGATGA